The following coding sequences lie in one Anomaloglossus baeobatrachus isolate aAnoBae1 chromosome 7, aAnoBae1.hap1, whole genome shotgun sequence genomic window:
- the SMIM10L3 gene encoding salivary gland specific protein SAGSIN1, whose translation MASLSQLLVWFSQSAAVRSYGVFSKGLTRTLLIFFNLAWRLRIKFPYLYVIASMMLNIRLQVHIEIH comes from the coding sequence ATGGCGTCCCTGTCCCAGCTGCTCGTCTGGTTCTCCCAGTCTGCCGCGGTGCGCTCCTATGGCGTCTTCTCCAAGGGCCTGACCCGCACCCTGCTCATCTTCTTCAACCTGGCCTGGAGGCTGCGGATCAAGTTCCCCTATCTGTATGTGATCGCCTCCATGATGCTGAACATCCGGCTGCAG